One genomic window of Campylobacter showae CSUNSWCD includes the following:
- the waaA gene encoding lipid IV(A) 3-deoxy-D-manno-octulosonic acid transferase: protein MIIIYYVLVLAAFALGALPLAILAFKKKYRVSIPARFFLFKNPKFDASRVHFHACSFGEVRSIAPLVSKFKDTAAVSVVTKTGFDEAKKITQNTRFLPFEIFLPFWLKPAKITVIFEAELWLGLVFWAKFKGSRVILINARISDRSYKSYLKFSFFYRYLFKFIDKIYAQSDMDKQRLQRLGAKNIVVSGNIKSAFLPNPSKIYTKPKERVIVLASTHAGEEELILRDLNLSADDKLILAPRHPERFCEAGEILAKFAVKNGLSFAKFSETKNFDAQCVLVDTMGELVNIYKFSDVVVLGGSFVPNVGGHNPIEAAQFENAVISGEFIFNQKALYSAVDGIKFAKANEINSLLKQNLLKAKIVAKGDASEILKDIEENL from the coding sequence TTGATAATAATTTATTACGTTTTAGTCCTCGCGGCGTTTGCCTTGGGGGCTTTACCGCTTGCGATTTTAGCTTTTAAGAAAAAGTACAGAGTCTCTATCCCCGCTAGATTTTTTTTGTTTAAAAATCCCAAATTTGACGCCTCTCGCGTGCATTTTCACGCGTGCAGTTTCGGCGAAGTGCGTTCTATCGCGCCGCTAGTTAGTAAATTTAAAGACACGGCCGCAGTCTCGGTCGTAACCAAAACCGGTTTTGATGAGGCGAAAAAAATCACGCAAAATACGCGCTTTTTGCCGTTTGAGATATTTTTACCGTTTTGGCTAAAGCCTGCAAAAATCACGGTCATTTTTGAGGCCGAGCTTTGGTTGGGGCTTGTTTTTTGGGCCAAATTTAAAGGCTCTCGCGTCATTTTGATAAACGCTAGGATTTCTGACAGGAGCTACAAAAGTTATCTCAAATTTAGCTTTTTTTACAGATATTTGTTTAAATTTATAGATAAAATTTACGCTCAAAGCGATATGGATAAACAGCGCCTACAGCGGCTCGGCGCCAAAAATATCGTCGTTAGCGGCAATATAAAATCAGCCTTTTTGCCAAATCCGAGTAAAATTTACACCAAACCAAAAGAGCGCGTGATCGTGCTAGCTAGCACTCATGCGGGCGAAGAGGAGCTGATTTTGCGCGATTTAAATTTGAGCGCAGACGACAAGCTGATTTTAGCTCCGCGTCATCCTGAGAGATTTTGCGAGGCGGGCGAGATTTTGGCTAAATTTGCCGTAAAAAACGGACTAAGTTTTGCTAAATTTAGCGAAACTAAAAATTTTGATGCGCAGTGCGTGTTAGTCGATACGATGGGCGAGCTGGTAAATATTTATAAATTTAGCGACGTCGTCGTGCTTGGCGGTAGTTTCGTGCCAAACGTTGGCGGACACAATCCGATCGAGGCGGCGCAGTTTGAAAACGCCGTGATAAGCGGGGAGTTTATATTTAATCAAAAAGCCCTGTATAGTGCGGTGGACGGTATAAAATTTGCAAAAGCGAACGAAATAAATTCGCTTTTAAAGCAAAATTTACTCAAAGCAAAAATAGTCGCCAAAGGCGATGCAAGCGAGATTTTAAAAGATATTGAGGAAAATTTATGA
- a CDS encoding pseudouridine synthase family protein encodes MKEEKAYKLLAIQEGISNNEAKELIDAGLVSAKGQRIAVARATMSAATKFNVQKLPRPSVIFEDENLIAVDKPAFLTSEKVSEMYKFPLLHRLDKETSGVLLLVKNEEFQKKAIEEFKNCRVKKEYVAAVKGIVSEEFSVNEPIITLKNRGGAFSKISPNGKEAFSHVTPVMVAGKKSLVKVEIKTGRTHQIRVHLNHAGYGIVGDEKYAKNKAARMYLHAYKIELLGYKFRSNLSNDFNRLGFEISRNFEI; translated from the coding sequence ATGAAAGAAGAAAAAGCCTATAAACTACTGGCGATCCAGGAAGGCATCTCAAACAACGAGGCAAAGGAGCTGATCGACGCGGGGCTGGTTAGCGCCAAGGGGCAAAGGATCGCCGTGGCGCGCGCGACGATGAGCGCGGCGACTAAATTTAACGTACAAAAACTGCCGCGCCCAAGCGTGATTTTTGAGGATGAAAACCTGATCGCGGTTGATAAACCGGCGTTTTTAACGTCGGAAAAAGTTAGCGAAATGTATAAATTTCCGCTACTTCACAGGCTCGATAAGGAAACTAGCGGGGTGCTTTTGCTTGTGAAAAACGAGGAATTTCAAAAAAAAGCGATCGAGGAGTTTAAAAACTGCCGCGTAAAAAAAGAGTATGTCGCAGCGGTCAAGGGTATCGTGAGCGAGGAATTTAGCGTAAACGAACCTATAATCACACTAAAAAACAGAGGCGGCGCGTTTTCTAAAATCTCGCCAAACGGCAAAGAGGCCTTTTCGCACGTAACTCCAGTGATGGTCGCAGGCAAAAAAAGCCTCGTAAAAGTCGAAATAAAAACGGGCAGAACTCACCAAATCAGAGTACATCTAAATCACGCTGGATATGGGATCGTAGGAGACGAAAAATACGCTAAAAATAAAGCCGCAAGAATGTATCTGCACGCCTATAAAATCGAGCTTTTAGGCTATAAATTTAGGTCAAATTTGAGCAATGATTTTAATAGGCTCGGTTTTGAAATTTCAAGAAATTTTGAGATTTAA
- the ffh gene encoding signal recognition particle protein, which yields MFEQISESFRLAVSKIRFVDDEKALNNALDVLKKALLKADVHHKVTKELLALIEADLKQSGIGQKQFLDAIKSNLTKVLTAPGNQGFVFAPVAPTIVLMAGLQGSGKTTTTIKLANYLKLRKKKVLVAACDLQRLAAVEQLRQLCEANEIELFSIDNETDPLNVAKQALAKAKSGLYDVLLVDTAGRLAIDESLMKQIKDIKSALEPHEIFYVADAMSGQDGVKTASTFNDALKISGVVLSKFDSDSKGGVAIGIAKQLNIPLRFIGIGEKVGDVESFIPERIVSRIMGEGDLATLVEKTSAVIDEQEAKRINKKIKKGQFNFNDFLSQMESVKKLGNMKSLIGMIPGLSSVANQIKDIDLDNSKEILHIKAMINSMTQKERENPDLLNNSRKRRLAAGSGLSQVEVNRFLKQFENASKIAKRFSGKEGLKGLGNLLNQAKNTHPN from the coding sequence GTGTTTGAACAAATCAGCGAGTCGTTTCGTTTAGCCGTTAGTAAAATTCGTTTCGTAGACGATGAAAAAGCGCTAAATAACGCGCTTGACGTGCTTAAAAAAGCACTACTAAAAGCTGATGTTCATCACAAAGTTACCAAAGAGTTGCTAGCTCTCATCGAGGCTGATCTAAAGCAAAGCGGAATAGGCCAAAAGCAGTTTTTAGATGCGATAAAGTCAAATTTGACGAAGGTTTTAACCGCGCCGGGCAATCAAGGCTTTGTCTTTGCGCCCGTGGCTCCTACGATCGTGCTAATGGCTGGCTTGCAAGGTAGCGGAAAAACCACTACGACGATAAAGCTGGCAAATTATCTAAAGCTTAGAAAGAAAAAAGTTTTGGTCGCGGCGTGCGATTTGCAACGCTTGGCAGCCGTCGAGCAGCTTCGCCAGCTTTGCGAAGCAAACGAAATAGAACTTTTTAGTATAGATAACGAAACCGATCCGCTAAATGTAGCTAAGCAAGCGCTAGCTAAAGCAAAAAGCGGGCTTTATGATGTACTTTTGGTCGATACTGCAGGACGTCTAGCGATAGATGAATCTTTGATGAAGCAGATAAAAGATATCAAGTCTGCGCTCGAGCCGCATGAAATTTTCTACGTAGCAGACGCCATGAGTGGACAAGACGGCGTAAAAACGGCAAGTACGTTTAACGACGCGCTAAAAATAAGCGGAGTAGTGCTAAGCAAATTTGACTCGGATAGTAAAGGCGGCGTAGCTATAGGCATAGCAAAACAGCTAAATATACCTCTTAGATTTATAGGTATCGGCGAGAAAGTCGGAGATGTGGAGAGCTTTATCCCTGAACGCATCGTGAGCCGTATAATGGGCGAAGGCGACTTGGCAACATTGGTTGAGAAAACTAGCGCCGTGATAGACGAGCAAGAAGCAAAAAGAATAAATAAAAAGATTAAAAAAGGGCAGTTTAACTTTAACGATTTTTTGTCGCAAATGGAAAGCGTCAAAAAGCTTGGAAATATGAAAAGCTTAATCGGTATGATACCGGGCCTCTCAAGCGTGGCAAATCAGATAAAAGACATAGACCTTGATAACTCGAAGGAAATTTTGCATATCAAAGCTATGATAAATTCGATGACACAAAAAGAGCGCGAGAATCCTGATTTGCTAAACAACAGCCGAAAAAGACGTTTAGCCGCTGGATCTGGGCTATCTCAAGTAGAGGTTAATCGCTTTTTAAAGCAGTTTGAAAACGCATCGAAAATAGCAAAGAGGTTTTCTGGTAAAGAAGGCCTAAAAGGGCTTGGAAATTTACTAAACCAAGCTAAAAATACTCACCCTAATTAA
- the rpsP gene encoding 30S ribosomal protein S16, whose product MATVVRLTRMGRKKKPFYRIVVTDSRKRRDGGWIESIGYYNPMVEPEVVKFDAERLAYWKGVGAKLSDRVAKITSK is encoded by the coding sequence ATGGCAACAGTAGTAAGACTAACGAGGATGGGACGTAAGAAAAAACCTTTTTATCGTATAGTCGTAACGGATAGCAGAAAAAGAAGAGACGGCGGCTGGATAGAGTCGATCGGTTACTACAACCCGATGGTTGAGCCTGAGGTGGTAAAATTTGACGCTGAGCGCTTGGCTTATTGGAAAGGTGTCGGTGCGAAACTTAGCGATAGGGTTGCAAAAATAACTAGCAAATAA
- a CDS encoding KH domain-containing protein, giving the protein MVENFLLEYAKLIADFPEKVKLERVELGENFAELIIYADKVDTGKLIGKDGRMINAIKTVIVGYKAKDATSYRVTVKPLE; this is encoded by the coding sequence ATGGTAGAAAATTTTTTACTTGAATATGCTAAGCTCATCGCCGATTTTCCTGAAAAAGTGAAACTCGAGCGAGTCGAGCTTGGCGAAAATTTTGCCGAGCTGATAATTTACGCCGATAAAGTCGATACTGGCAAACTTATCGGCAAAGACGGCAGGATGATAAACGCGATAAAGACCGTAATCGTAGGCTATAAAGCTAAAGATGCGACGTCATACCGCGTTACGGTAAAGCCTCTTGAATGA
- the rimM gene encoding ribosome maturation factor RimM (Essential for efficient processing of 16S rRNA), producing MNELIEVALLGKTVGLKGFVKLHNKGDFPNQFKKDAIFCDKDGKELVVKSYNHANDTISFFGFEDIDSAKTLTNKIIYTTKEETRKNCKLKKGEFFYFDVIGCEVYENSQRLGEVEDIDEVGANHLFLVKTDENLNAKGLEKSFYIPYIDIYIEKVDVENKKIYTKNAILILENS from the coding sequence TTGAATGAACTTATAGAAGTCGCACTTCTTGGCAAAACTGTAGGACTAAAGGGGTTTGTCAAGCTTCATAATAAGGGCGACTTTCCTAATCAATTTAAAAAAGACGCTATATTTTGCGACAAAGATGGCAAAGAACTTGTCGTAAAAAGCTACAATCATGCAAATGATACAATCTCTTTTTTTGGTTTTGAAGATATAGATAGCGCAAAAACTCTCACCAATAAAATAATCTACACCACAAAAGAAGAAACTAGAAAAAACTGCAAGCTCAAAAAAGGCGAGTTTTTCTATTTTGATGTTATTGGTTGCGAAGTTTACGAAAATAGCCAAAGGCTAGGCGAGGTGGAGGATATAGACGAGGTTGGCGCAAATCATCTATTTTTGGTAAAAACCGATGAAAATTTGAATGCTAAGGGATTGGAAAAAAGTTTTTACATTCCATATATCGACATCTATATAGAAAAAGTAGATGTGGAAAATAAAAAAATT